A section of the Streptococcus oriscaviae genome encodes:
- a CDS encoding response regulator transcription factor, which translates to MARILVMEDDQVINQVVCEFLKEHGHTPLPIFDGKLALATAQEEEFDLLILDIMVPSMTGIEVLKEIRKTSQVPVLMLTAMDDEYTQLLSFNHLISDYVVKPFSPLILMKRIENILRNKMDLDVIQIGDIQIQPTSGAVHLSEEEVQLTKKEYEVLLFLSERRGKIVSRDALMMGIWGYTELDSRVLDNHIKNLRKKLPTLPLKTVIGRGYQIEED; encoded by the coding sequence ATGGCACGCATATTAGTAATGGAAGATGATCAGGTAATCAATCAGGTGGTCTGTGAATTTTTAAAAGAGCATGGTCACACGCCTCTTCCGATCTTTGATGGCAAGCTTGCTCTGGCAACGGCTCAAGAAGAAGAGTTTGACTTGCTTATCCTTGATATTATGGTTCCGTCCATGACTGGCATTGAAGTCCTAAAAGAAATTCGCAAGACCTCTCAGGTACCTGTTCTAATGCTGACTGCTATGGATGATGAATACACGCAGCTATTGAGTTTTAACCATCTGATTAGCGACTATGTTGTCAAACCATTTTCGCCTCTTATCCTGATGAAACGTATCGAGAATATTCTCAGAAATAAGATGGATTTAGATGTTATCCAAATCGGCGATATTCAGATTCAGCCGACCAGTGGAGCGGTGCATCTGAGCGAAGAAGAAGTCCAGTTGACCAAGAAGGAATATGAAGTCTTGTTGTTTTTATCAGAGCGCAGGGGCAAAATTGTCAGTCGTGATGCACTAATGATGGGAATCTGGGGCTATACTGAGCTGGATAGCCGAGTTCTTGACAACCACATCAAGAACTTGCGCAAGAAATTACCAACCTTACCGTTGAAGACAGTTATCGGTCGAGGTTATCAGATTGAGGAGGATTAA
- a CDS encoding CPBP family glutamic-type intramembrane protease, whose amino-acid sequence MTSRQQVTHLKWFDILILTVIMFGEGIFNSTMQYLALQHQTRTIEENLTFSTFANYQALAMQLVWLSFAIFYLVFRNFDFSVIKQKIKLTPWLPLQTIGFFLIAALAMDIYYYLTYQLTLFPVPSMFQLLPNIDLSLLLYSLLNGFYEEVFFLGICLAVKPEYTKWAFLYSLLVRISFHTYQGIGAALGIGLVLGTVFYLIYKHLKPQNLLPFFLAHAIADVIGLTILSYILY is encoded by the coding sequence ATGACTTCGCGACAACAAGTTACACACCTAAAATGGTTCGACATACTCATCCTAACAGTTATCATGTTTGGTGAAGGTATCTTCAATTCCACAATGCAGTACTTGGCCCTTCAACATCAAACAAGAACAATCGAAGAGAATCTTACTTTTTCCACCTTTGCAAACTACCAAGCACTTGCCATGCAGCTGGTTTGGCTATCTTTTGCCATCTTCTATCTGGTATTTAGGAACTTTGATTTTTCGGTTATAAAACAGAAGATTAAACTGACTCCCTGGCTGCCTCTGCAAACCATAGGATTCTTTTTAATCGCAGCTCTAGCCATGGACATCTACTACTATCTGACTTATCAGTTGACCCTATTTCCAGTACCATCCATGTTTCAGTTGCTGCCAAATATCGATTTGTCCTTGCTCCTCTACTCACTTTTAAACGGATTTTACGAAGAGGTCTTTTTCTTAGGTATCTGTCTTGCCGTCAAGCCTGAATACACCAAGTGGGCATTTCTTTATTCACTCTTGGTTCGCATCAGTTTTCATACCTATCAAGGGATTGGAGCAGCCCTGGGAATCGGATTGGTTTTGGGAACCGTCTTTTACTTGATTTATAAACACCTCAAACCTCAAAACCTTCTTCCCTTCTTTCTAGCCCATGCCATAGCTGATGTCATCGGACTAACTATTCTCTCTTACATCTTATACTAA
- a CDS encoding PrsW family glutamic-type intramembrane protease: MKKLFTKYKSYFFILLATVGFFVGCQNLFETFGSPEGNEAKYPLFLLTISLVTIYMLPMLVFIRYLAKRYSISQSLINLSWLLGLTANFAFSEIGHEIVGYFWLHIIKADEQFLNDWGAAVSAPFAEEIAKGIVVLLVLAILSKWSLKNALVSGMIVGLSFQVIEDCIYVFNDMFKQNVDGFVTILERISQAGASHWTFTALFGVGAATLFIKNSGLSKIRSFLFLFASIFLHFLYNSPFNVGSVTLALMVLNFTCFLIAFKSVDSLTLSKESNSLA; this comes from the coding sequence ATGAAAAAATTATTTACTAAATACAAGTCTTACTTCTTCATCCTACTAGCAACTGTTGGTTTCTTTGTCGGCTGCCAGAATCTCTTTGAAACCTTTGGCTCTCCTGAAGGCAATGAAGCCAAATACCCTCTTTTCTTACTAACTATTTCTCTAGTAACAATCTATATGCTGCCAATGCTTGTCTTCATTCGTTACTTGGCAAAGCGGTACTCCATTTCTCAGTCACTTATCAACCTGAGTTGGTTGCTAGGCTTGACAGCTAATTTTGCCTTTTCAGAAATAGGGCATGAAATCGTTGGTTACTTCTGGCTTCATATCATCAAAGCTGATGAACAATTTCTCAATGATTGGGGAGCAGCTGTTTCTGCGCCTTTTGCTGAAGAAATCGCAAAAGGGATTGTCGTGCTGTTGGTTCTGGCTATCCTAAGCAAATGGAGTCTGAAAAATGCCTTGGTTAGCGGAATGATTGTCGGACTGAGTTTTCAGGTTATCGAAGATTGCATCTATGTCTTCAACGATATGTTCAAACAAAACGTGGATGGTTTTGTGACTATTTTGGAACGGATTAGCCAGGCTGGAGCTAGTCACTGGACTTTCACAGCTTTGTTCGGGGTAGGTGCCGCTACTTTATTCATCAAGAACAGCGGTCTGAGCAAGATTCGGAGCTTCCTCTTCTTGTTCGCAAGCATCTTCCTTCACTTCCTGTACAACTCACCTTTTAATGTAGGCTCTGTTACACTTGCTCTCATGGTATTGAACTTCACCTGCTTCCTAATCGCCTTCAAATCCGTAGACAGCCTGACTCTTTCAAAAGAAAGCAACTCACTAGCATAG
- a CDS encoding PrsW family glutamic-type intramembrane protease → MKLIIFLAVWGFFSGCKILLTFFGKPNGLEAKYPLFFLTISLVALYVIPMIFLIRYLAKRFDISKKVVHLSWVLGITASYYFSGIGQTLLGAFWLLVVKPPQSFIDAWGAAVTAPIHEEVGKGLVVLLVLLLFKQLNLKNALVSGLIVGLSFQVVEDCVYTFQQIFTAKTDGFATLIERIVHAGGTHWTFSLVFAVGMVALISKNRGMTKTQGLFWLSMAVLAHFLLNTPFNAGLTSDTAEVTILMLCFNLCLALAAFKSVDRIENNIEKSA, encoded by the coding sequence ATGAAGTTGATTATTTTTCTAGCTGTATGGGGATTTTTTTCTGGTTGCAAGATCTTACTGACCTTTTTTGGTAAGCCAAATGGGCTCGAAGCAAAATACCCTCTTTTCTTTCTGACCATTTCATTGGTTGCCCTCTATGTCATCCCCATGATTTTTCTTATCCGTTATCTAGCAAAACGCTTTGATATTTCAAAAAAGGTTGTTCATCTTAGCTGGGTTTTAGGAATAACAGCTAGTTACTACTTCTCTGGTATTGGACAAACGCTTTTAGGAGCTTTTTGGTTGTTGGTGGTCAAGCCACCTCAATCCTTCATTGATGCCTGGGGAGCCGCTGTCACCGCCCCCATCCATGAAGAAGTTGGAAAAGGTCTGGTTGTTCTTCTGGTACTCCTCTTGTTCAAACAGCTCAATCTGAAGAATGCCTTGGTCAGTGGTCTGATTGTTGGCCTGAGTTTTCAAGTGGTTGAAGATTGTGTCTACACTTTCCAGCAAATATTCACTGCTAAAACAGATGGTTTTGCAACCCTTATTGAACGAATTGTCCACGCTGGTGGTACTCACTGGACCTTCTCCCTTGTCTTTGCCGTCGGTATGGTTGCCCTCATTTCCAAAAACAGGGGCATGACAAAAACGCAGGGGCTCTTCTGGCTCTCAATGGCAGTCCTTGCCCATTTTCTCTTAAATACTCCTTTCAATGCTGGCCTCACTTCCGACACGGCCGAAGTAACCATTCTCATGCTTTGTTTCA